A single Candidatus Delongbacteria bacterium DNA region contains:
- a CDS encoding glycogen/starch synthase, protein MKNKKIPIIIGTMETGRLSNAFGPGSEMFYSKKGGLGDVIPVLSAGLINRGADVHIVMPNLKTQFMRENGVTKKEWVAKRHKVAPKNIHLIDSHYIGHLPHVYAGDTTLTAAIFQSKAASIIKTIRSQADGQGIYISNDWMTCGYLSAYLATRGTPILHMIHSVHTGYIKISDYYDTPMSDFRHNFYFKHGESDVIDSHATGIKNATYVGVVGNAFLHEILHDRFPEMVPPSVLGELRAKYVHGQTLFLPNGLYENMLPENQADIFKKFQGKYFTTETEDLVSAKKKNKLAFQKILKLNEDPDACLFFWPSRVDSFQKGIHLLEEIAIKFVRKHKNAQIAIVADPTNDRENHKEILTDISLDSSGQVCYYGFEKDLSNFGYSAADFILSAPSFEPYGFFIPQGLAAGSMIIVTNTGGGRDMVVDYKTDKLMGNGVHLKNHSSEALFEAMEKALKIHDFFLKKPEIYNNEIRRFMTEARKNQGSEKMIDGYMNILEIINGNKPIC, encoded by the coding sequence ATGAAAAATAAGAAGATCCCTATCATTATAGGTACAATGGAAACTGGACGTTTATCTAATGCTTTTGGTCCAGGGAGTGAGATGTTCTACTCAAAAAAAGGTGGTCTTGGAGATGTAATTCCAGTTTTAAGTGCAGGTTTAATTAATCGTGGGGCAGACGTGCATATCGTTATGCCAAATTTAAAGACACAGTTTATGAGGGAAAATGGAGTTACAAAAAAAGAATGGGTGGCGAAGAGGCACAAAGTTGCACCAAAGAATATCCATTTAATAGACTCTCACTACATTGGTCACTTACCTCATGTTTATGCTGGTGATACAACTCTGACTGCTGCAATTTTTCAATCAAAAGCGGCTTCGATAATTAAAACAATAAGATCCCAAGCGGACGGACAAGGTATTTATATTTCCAATGATTGGATGACCTGTGGATATTTGTCTGCCTATCTGGCAACCCGAGGAACCCCAATTTTACACATGATACATAGCGTTCACACTGGGTATATAAAAATTTCTGATTATTACGATACACCTATGTCTGATTTTAGACATAATTTCTATTTTAAGCACGGTGAGTCAGATGTTATTGACTCTCATGCTACAGGTATAAAAAATGCCACTTATGTTGGAGTCGTAGGAAATGCCTTTTTGCATGAAATTTTACATGATAGATTTCCTGAAATGGTTCCTCCATCGGTTCTTGGTGAGTTAAGGGCTAAATATGTTCATGGTCAAACTTTGTTTCTTCCAAATGGTTTATATGAGAATATGTTGCCAGAGAATCAAGCTGATATTTTCAAAAAATTTCAAGGGAAATATTTTACAACTGAAACAGAAGATTTAGTTAGTGCGAAGAAAAAAAACAAGTTAGCTTTCCAGAAAATTTTAAAATTGAATGAAGATCCAGACGCATGCCTTTTCTTTTGGCCATCCAGAGTAGATTCGTTTCAAAAGGGCATACATCTTCTAGAAGAAATTGCAATAAAATTTGTAAGGAAACATAAAAATGCTCAAATAGCAATTGTAGCTGACCCAACAAACGATAGAGAAAACCACAAAGAAATTCTTACAGATATTTCGTTGGATTCATCAGGACAGGTATGTTATTATGGTTTTGAAAAAGATCTTTCCAATTTTGGTTATTCTGCTGCAGATTTTATTTTAAGTGCTCCATCTTTTGAACCCTATGGTTTTTTTATTCCACAAGGATTGGCGGCAGGATCAATGATAATCGTTACTAATACTGGAGGCGGCAGAGATATGGTAGTCGATTATAAGACTGATAAATTAATGGGTAATGGAGTACATTTGAAAAATCATTCTTCAGAGGCATTGTTTGAGGCTATGGAAAAAGCATTGAAGATTCATGATTTTTTTCTAAAAAAACCAGAAATATACAATAATGAGATAAGAAGATTTATGACTGAAGCTAGAAAGAATCAAGGTTCCGAAAAAATGATTGACGGGTATATGAATATTCTTGAAATTATCAATGGAAATAAACCTATTTGCTAA
- a CDS encoding Crp/Fnr family transcriptional regulator → MYSGDELKRLAVVISGSFRGEMTDSTGKVLKIEDLKEGSIIASAFLVNKKNKIPVDVVANNDVELLIIEKADFIELMNKNAIINNNFIEIISSMAIVLAEKLRFITLKPLKSKVCDYVIKQMKGEKKEYVTLPHSHQSLADLFGVSRPSLGRIFKDLDDLGIIKVDKREVTICDFQKLKKCADNF, encoded by the coding sequence ATGTATTCTGGAGATGAATTAAAAAGATTAGCTGTTGTAATTAGTGGTTCATTTCGAGGTGAGATGACAGATTCAACCGGGAAAGTATTGAAGATTGAAGATCTCAAAGAAGGTTCAATAATTGCTTCAGCTTTCCTTGTAAATAAAAAAAATAAAATCCCTGTGGATGTTGTTGCCAATAATGACGTTGAACTTTTGATCATTGAAAAGGCTGATTTCATTGAGCTTATGAATAAAAACGCTATAATAAACAATAATTTCATAGAGATAATAAGCTCAATGGCAATAGTATTAGCCGAAAAATTGCGATTTATAACTCTAAAACCTTTAAAATCGAAGGTTTGTGATTATGTGATAAAGCAGATGAAAGGAGAGAAAAAAGAATACGTCACTCTCCCTCATTCTCATCAAAGTCTGGCTGATCTGTTTGGCGTTTCCAGACCATCTTTAGGTAGGATTTTCAAAGATTTGGACGATTTGGGAATTATCAAAGTTGATAAGAGAGAAGTTACAATTTGTGATTTTCAAAAGTTAAAAAAGTGTGCAGATAATTTTTAA
- a CDS encoding class I SAM-dependent methyltransferase, protein MGPILLDLTEYDSKENDLLNKIKKNYKKYKKVYKKKNTDCFRIYDKDIPSFPLTVDYYAGNFLVNYYWTSNSTEEENSYHKFTIVETLTKLFNIDAEKIYHKDRKTREEKEQFDKFDDQKDIFTGMENGMLFYINLTDYLDTGLFLDHRSAREIAASSCKEKTVLNLFAYTSSFSIYVLGNGAKFCKSVDISNTYCEWSIKNHELNSFSEDKYEIKRDDCVEYLKYAVKKGEKYDYIIMDPPTLSRAKKMKKSFFQIQKDHVELIENAMKLLNDGGVLFFSNNLTTFKMSDTIMENFNVKDISDKTIPEGFRNKKIHKSYLITRR, encoded by the coding sequence GTGGGACCAATTCTTCTGGATTTAACAGAATACGATTCAAAAGAAAATGATTTATTAAATAAAATCAAAAAAAACTACAAAAAATACAAAAAAGTTTATAAGAAAAAAAACACTGACTGTTTCAGGATTTACGATAAAGACATCCCATCTTTTCCTTTAACTGTAGATTATTACGCAGGAAATTTTCTAGTTAATTACTATTGGACAAGCAATAGTACTGAAGAAGAAAATAGTTATCATAAATTTACTATTGTCGAAACATTAACGAAACTATTCAATATAGATGCTGAAAAAATATATCACAAAGACAGAAAAACAAGAGAAGAAAAAGAACAATTTGATAAGTTTGATGATCAAAAAGATATATTTACCGGTATGGAAAATGGGATGCTATTTTACATTAATTTGACAGACTATTTAGATACTGGTCTATTCTTAGATCATAGATCAGCTAGAGAAATTGCAGCTTCAAGTTGCAAAGAGAAAACCGTTTTAAATCTTTTCGCATATACATCATCATTTTCGATATATGTACTCGGTAATGGAGCAAAGTTTTGTAAATCTGTTGACATCTCAAATACCTATTGCGAGTGGTCTATAAAAAACCATGAACTAAACAGTTTCAGTGAAGATAAATATGAGATTAAACGAGATGATTGTGTTGAATATTTGAAATATGCTGTTAAAAAGGGTGAAAAGTACGATTATATTATCATGGATCCTCCTACTCTTTCTAGGGCTAAAAAAATGAAAAAGTCTTTTTTTCAGATTCAGAAAGACCATGTAGAACTTATTGAGAACGCTATGAAATTATTAAATGATGGCGGAGTTCTATTTTTTTCAAATAATTTAACTACTTTTAAAATGAGTGACACTATTATGGAAAATTTTAATGTAAAAGACATTTCAGATAAAACCATTCCTGAAGGATTTCGTAATAAGAAAATTCACAAATCATATTTAATTACAAGAAGATAA
- a CDS encoding arginine deiminase translates to MTPKNAEKALYSDILNLQIAKNEHSQLSGVLGKYSTVFQIKDLLSDILKNNDVKMELVHRICKNENRFRVYDYLINLNHDTLAKELIEGVPLLKNNLTRFLSNERYALRPLHNFFFTRDSASCVNNRVLINRMANEVRERESLIMEAIFNHSSFFHSETVNPLDDYDRCENVNDIYVEGGDVLVAREDILLVGTGIRTSTYGIDFMLEYLKDKKMKKHIIVQELPHSPESFIHLDMVFTLLDRDKCMAYEPLILQPTKYQTVHIEVDNGRVSSIKYEKNIPSTLKKLGMDLEPLYCGGRKDSWTQEREQWHSGANFFAMGPGKVIGYARNTNTIEELNKDGFAVLKAFDVIDGKVNMSEYDKFVVTLEGSELPRGGGGGRCMTMPILRDSVNW, encoded by the coding sequence ATGACACCAAAAAACGCAGAAAAAGCACTTTATAGTGATATTCTAAATCTGCAAATTGCGAAAAATGAACATTCACAATTGAGCGGTGTTTTGGGTAAATATTCGACAGTTTTTCAAATAAAAGATCTTCTTTCCGATATTTTGAAAAACAATGACGTGAAAATGGAACTCGTTCACAGAATTTGTAAAAACGAAAATAGATTTAGAGTATATGACTATTTGATTAACCTCAATCACGATACTCTTGCAAAAGAACTAATTGAAGGTGTTCCTCTGTTAAAAAACAATCTAACTAGATTTTTATCCAATGAAAGATATGCATTGAGACCTCTGCATAATTTTTTCTTCACCAGAGATTCTGCATCATGTGTAAACAACAGAGTTCTTATTAACAGAATGGCAAATGAAGTAAGAGAACGAGAATCTTTGATAATGGAAGCTATTTTCAATCATAGTTCATTTTTTCACTCAGAAACTGTAAATCCACTGGATGATTATGACAGATGTGAAAATGTCAATGATATATACGTTGAGGGCGGCGATGTTCTTGTAGCAAGAGAGGATATACTTTTAGTTGGTACAGGAATCAGAACTTCAACCTACGGAATAGACTTTATGCTTGAATATTTAAAAGACAAAAAAATGAAAAAGCATATTATTGTTCAAGAATTACCTCATAGTCCAGAATCATTTATTCACCTTGATATGGTTTTCACTTTACTGGATAGAGATAAATGTATGGCTTACGAACCGCTAATACTTCAACCTACTAAATATCAAACTGTTCATATCGAAGTAGACAATGGTAGAGTTAGTTCGATTAAATACGAGAAAAACATACCATCAACCTTGAAAAAATTAGGAATGGATCTCGAACCATTGTATTGCGGAGGAAGAAAAGATAGCTGGACACAGGAAAGAGAGCAGTGGCATAGCGGGGCAAACTTCTTTGCAATGGGACCTGGAAAAGTTATTGGTTATGCTAGGAACACAAATACTATAGAAGAATTGAACAAAGATGGTTTTGCTGTATTAAAAGCATTTGATGTTATAGATGGCAAAGTAAACATGTCTGAGTATGATAAATTTGTCGTCACTCTTGAGGGATCAGAACTTCCACGTGGCGGTGGTGGTGGAAGATGTATGACGATGCCAATTTTAAGAGATAGTGTTAATTGGTAA